A single region of the Salipaludibacillus sp. LMS25 genome encodes:
- a CDS encoding DegT/DnrJ/EryC1/StrS family aminotransferase, which translates to MRTDFIKKPLDFPSDDMIHENLAYFGGKAILPADNRKTNFPYITKEDMMQILISIQHDPTKVIDDFTNRYRNYVGSNYAIPTASGTSSLHLALVGAGVQPGDEVLIPNFTFIATAQAVVAAKAIPVFTDIDPDTYCMDVTQVEKLITPKTKVIMPVHVHGLPADLPQLQKICHNYQLKLVEDASHAHSASINNKICGSIGDAAGQSLMADKNFPVGGEGGMAFFKKEEDYMRALEFLSDSGIDYSMSWIAAAFGISQLERLPYYDKIRARNAKFLSDALENTDLFSPPYVPEGYKHSYNMYRIKINPGAKGLDDLEDYKVKEAIQQIIMEEGVFAREWQNRPIPGHLPFQNKKGFGNQYPFCLSNVKRTYKVSDYPKTLNMFRNTLTICRELRSPIEYERIQSYALAFKKIDQNPDKIRRVVEELGDIKRPYEKDARLG; encoded by the coding sequence TTGAGAACTGATTTTATTAAAAAACCCCTTGATTTCCCCTCAGACGATATGATTCATGAAAACCTTGCTTATTTTGGAGGGAAAGCTATCCTTCCAGCAGATAACAGAAAGACAAACTTCCCATATATAACAAAAGAAGATATGATGCAAATATTAATTTCTATTCAACATGATCCAACTAAAGTTATTGATGATTTTACTAATAGATATCGGAACTATGTTGGTTCAAATTATGCTATCCCAACTGCTAGTGGCACATCAAGTTTACATCTTGCTCTCGTAGGAGCTGGTGTTCAACCAGGTGATGAAGTGCTCATTCCAAACTTTACATTTATTGCTACAGCTCAAGCGGTTGTTGCTGCTAAGGCCATTCCTGTATTTACGGATATTGATCCAGATACATATTGTATGGATGTAACACAGGTGGAGAAATTGATTACTCCTAAAACAAAGGTTATTATGCCTGTCCATGTCCACGGGCTTCCTGCTGACCTTCCTCAATTGCAAAAAATATGTCATAACTATCAATTAAAACTTGTCGAAGATGCTTCACATGCACATTCAGCTTCAATCAATAATAAGATTTGTGGGTCTATTGGAGATGCCGCTGGGCAAAGTCTAATGGCCGATAAAAACTTTCCAGTTGGTGGAGAAGGGGGAATGGCATTCTTTAAAAAAGAAGAAGATTATATGCGAGCGTTAGAATTCCTCAGTGACTCTGGGATTGATTACAGTATGTCGTGGATAGCAGCAGCTTTCGGCATTAGCCAGCTGGAGAGACTTCCTTATTACGATAAAATAAGAGCACGCAATGCTAAGTTTTTAAGTGATGCTTTAGAAAATACTGATTTATTTAGCCCTCCATATGTTCCTGAAGGTTATAAACACAGCTACAACATGTATCGAATAAAAATAAACCCTGGCGCAAAAGGATTAGATGATTTAGAAGATTATAAGGTTAAAGAAGCCATCCAACAAATTATTATGGAAGAAGGCGTTTTTGCAAGAGAGTGGCAAAACAGACCTATTCCTGGACATCTCCCTTTCCAAAACAAAAAAGGATTTGGAAATCAATATCCTTTTTGTCTAAGTAACGTAAAACGGACTTATAAGGTTTCAGATTACCCAAAAACCTTAAATATGTTTCGAAATACGTTAACAATCTGTAGAGAACTACGATCCCCAATAGAATATGAAAGAATCCAATCTTATGCACTAGCGTTCAAAAAAATTGATCAAAATCCAGACAAGATTCGAAGGGTTGTAGAAGAACTTGGAGATATCAAACGACCATATGAAAAGGACGCTAGATTAGGATGA
- a CDS encoding lysine biosynthesis protein LysW: MTNSSCLVCQSKIELTDESFVGEIIECLGCGEEHEVIEENGSLTLGLAPEIEESWGE; this comes from the coding sequence ATGACGAATTCTAGTTGTTTAGTATGCCAATCCAAAATCGAATTGACTGATGAATCATTTGTTGGTGAAATTATTGAATGTCTTGGTTGTGGGGAAGAACATGAAGTTATAGAAGAGAATGGATCGTTAACACTTGGCTTAGCTCCTGAAATTGAAGAATCTTGGGGAGAGTGA
- a CDS encoding GrpB family protein — MRKVEVKPFNENWSLLFEEESKKLSGIFGDQVIEVHHIGSTAVPGLRAKPIIDMMPVVKNIESVEAYNEDMMAIGYEPKGENGIQERRYFQKGGDNRTHHVHVYQHGNNDIIRHLAFRDYLTAYPEKKKEYGDLKHELAKRYPYNIVAYMSGKEGLIKEIEKHALQWYVKNKSPC; from the coding sequence ATGAGGAAAGTGGAGGTAAAGCCGTTTAATGAAAATTGGTCTTTATTGTTTGAAGAAGAATCAAAAAAGTTATCTGGGATATTTGGGGACCAAGTCATTGAAGTTCATCATATTGGCAGCACAGCCGTGCCCGGATTAAGAGCGAAACCAATTATTGATATGATGCCTGTCGTAAAAAATATTGAAAGTGTTGAGGCATATAACGAAGACATGATGGCGATTGGTTATGAGCCAAAGGGGGAGAATGGGATACAAGAAAGGCGTTATTTTCAAAAAGGCGGAGATAATCGAACTCATCATGTTCATGTTTATCAACACGGAAATAATGATATTATACGCCATCTAGCATTTCGTGACTATCTTACAGCCTACCCTGAAAAGAAAAAAGAGTATGGTGATCTAAAGCATGAACTGGCAAAGAGGTACCCCTATAATATTGTAGCTTATATGTCTGGCAAAGAGGGGCTTATTAAGGAAATTGAAAAACACGCGTTACAATGGTACGTGAAAAACAAATCGCCTTGTTAA
- a CDS encoding transketolase, protein MTLSGRDAYRDELTKIAEYNDHILCLEADLGGSNHKFEAQFSDRFFNMGIAEMTSIDMAAGLAEAGYIPFFSTFASFASLRSAESIKLAMGYMGKNIKIVAPYGGVSGGWFGTTHHSLEDIAIVRSFLNIKIACPYGEEDTRRVIREAALSPHPYYVRLSRNDAFESLERESDAAFSTIVNQRGTSKLCLISIGEQGTELCKKMEDMYPEVSHIHLCYVDHSSLKDVIDQLEGLGELFLVVEEHRLAGGTASLLSVLLPNKRVYSFDCGELWPLYGGNHKETLSHLKFDSENLEKRITNLLMTH, encoded by the coding sequence ATGACTTTATCAGGACGAGATGCCTATCGTGACGAATTAACAAAGATCGCGGAATATAATGATCATATTCTATGTTTAGAAGCTGATTTAGGGGGATCTAATCATAAGTTCGAAGCACAGTTTTCTGATCGTTTTTTTAATATGGGGATTGCAGAAATGACAAGCATTGATATGGCTGCTGGATTAGCAGAGGCTGGCTATATCCCCTTTTTTTCTACATTTGCTTCATTTGCTTCTTTACGATCGGCTGAAAGTATTAAATTAGCAATGGGATACATGGGGAAGAACATTAAAATTGTAGCGCCTTATGGAGGGGTTTCAGGTGGATGGTTTGGAACCACTCATCATTCCCTCGAAGATATTGCAATTGTAAGGTCGTTTTTAAACATTAAGATTGCTTGCCCATATGGCGAAGAAGATACACGACGAGTCATTCGAGAGGCTGCACTGTCCCCTCACCCTTACTATGTTCGACTTTCTAGAAATGATGCTTTTGAAAGTTTAGAAAGAGAAAGTGATGCTGCTTTTTCTACTATAGTGAATCAAAGGGGAACTAGCAAACTGTGTTTAATTTCCATTGGGGAGCAAGGGACTGAGTTGTGCAAAAAAATGGAAGATATGTATCCGGAAGTTTCTCATATTCATTTATGTTATGTGGATCATTCAAGTTTAAAGGATGTAATTGATCAATTAGAAGGGCTTGGGGAACTATTTCTTGTAGTTGAAGAACACCGATTAGCTGGCGGAACAGCTTCCTTATTATCTGTTCTTCTACCTAACAAGCGAGTGTACTCGTTTGACTGTGGTGAATTATGGCCCTTATATGGAGGAAATCATAAAGAGACCCTTTCTCACTTAAAGTTTGATTCTGAAAACTTAGAGAAACGAATTACAAACCTTTTGATGACCCATTAA
- a CDS encoding 1-deoxy-D-xylulose-5-phosphate synthase N-terminal domain-containing protein, giving the protein MIIDQKLSNIDPLNLERLKGLSKKARETIVDIGATETGCHLGGSLSVIDLLIALFDNYSLNNNNQIVLSKGHAAAALYSVLYVQGVLKENPAQNYGKHNSLLTGHPNHKIKGIPYSTGSLGHGIPYAAGWALAQKLKGSTGLGIAICGDGELQEGLCWETFQVVQAKQINNFMCVVDINGAQNDGLTSHISPSENIKGRFEAFGFHTLEVNGHDFKEIIQALQEINNCSKPLAILAHTIKGKGLPSIEGNPKAHYLKIPHRLKNKWKRSII; this is encoded by the coding sequence ATGATTATCGATCAAAAGCTGTCGAACATTGATCCTCTAAACTTGGAAAGGTTAAAAGGTTTATCCAAAAAGGCGAGAGAGACCATTGTAGATATTGGAGCTACTGAAACCGGTTGTCATCTAGGTGGAAGTCTTTCTGTAATAGATCTGTTAATAGCGTTATTTGATAACTATTCCTTAAATAATAATAACCAAATTGTATTAAGCAAAGGGCATGCTGCCGCTGCATTATATTCTGTCCTCTATGTTCAGGGTGTCTTGAAAGAAAACCCTGCCCAAAATTATGGCAAACACAATTCTTTATTAACTGGCCATCCCAATCACAAAATAAAAGGTATTCCATATTCAACTGGAAGCCTGGGGCACGGCATTCCTTATGCTGCCGGCTGGGCATTGGCTCAGAAATTAAAAGGATCCACAGGCCTTGGAATAGCCATATGTGGAGATGGGGAACTTCAAGAAGGACTTTGTTGGGAAACGTTCCAAGTCGTTCAGGCGAAACAGATTAATAACTTTATGTGTGTCGTTGACATAAATGGCGCTCAAAACGATGGTCTCACTTCGCATATCTCCCCTTCAGAAAATATTAAAGGAAGATTTGAAGCATTTGGGTTTCACACGTTGGAAGTTAATGGCCATGATTTTAAAGAGATAATTCAAGCCTTACAAGAGATTAACAATTGCTCAAAGCCATTAGCTATTTTAGCCCATACGATTAAAGGAAAAGGTCTACCAAGTATTGAAGGTAATCCTAAGGCTCACTACTTAAAAATCCCCCATCGCTTAAAAAACAAATGGAAAAGGAGTATTATATGA
- a CDS encoding degT/DnrJ/EryC1/StrS aminotransferase: MDNNNNKQFQMSFVLLRVLNSGIIMSIEKNEKEITGLEKILANITTLPYVSVFNSYTGALHGALHGKNIGYGDSVTLSNPTNKEEKFLKWLGISNLKDKETDVFERLSVNWENIGDFDKNFITQSTLVVDLTDLGFGPCAALATDEREVWEKAERLKIFGAFDLRTMWTQEESHPDLQPGIQFNYRISPLVAACTKLSLIKRGVAVEN, translated from the coding sequence ATGGATAACAATAACAATAAACAATTCCAAATGTCTTTTGTCTTATTACGCGTTTTAAATTCTGGGATCATCATGAGCATAGAAAAAAATGAAAAAGAAATAACTGGTCTTGAAAAAATATTGGCTAACATTACAACGCTACCTTATGTTTCTGTTTTTAATAGCTATACAGGTGCTTTACACGGCGCCCTTCATGGCAAAAATATTGGGTACGGAGATTCTGTTACTTTATCCAATCCAACAAATAAAGAAGAGAAGTTTTTAAAATGGTTAGGCATATCTAATTTAAAGGATAAAGAGACAGACGTTTTTGAGAGACTCTCGGTAAATTGGGAAAACATAGGCGATTTTGACAAAAACTTTATTACTCAATCTACTTTAGTGGTGGATTTAACGGATTTAGGATTTGGACCATGTGCCGCCTTAGCCACAGATGAGAGAGAGGTGTGGGAGAAAGCTGAACGGCTTAAAATATTTGGAGCCTTTGATTTACGTACGATGTGGACCCAAGAAGAGAGCCATCCCGATCTTCAGCCCGGAATCCAATTTAACTACCGGATTAGTCCCTTGGTAGCTGCTTGTACCAAATTATCCTTAATAAAAAGAGGTGTAGCTGTTGAGAACTGA
- a CDS encoding LysR family transcriptional regulator: MKKPVDSIGNYDGSGKEMDIKQLTTFQVASKTLSFTKAAAILNYAQSTVTSQIKSLETELGVNLFERLGNKLVLTAFGEKFRGYSDTIISQYQAAIEDINYDKNMTSTIVVGATESQCAYKLPDVLKELRILFPKVKVIIKPIHKYDDIQSELQSGNLDFAFIFGEDSIEWNNIKVSKLSKGKLVFVASPVNKMTQLENLKLKDLIEETLILTEKGCSYRNLLEGMLSDHKITFNSTFEITNIETLKNCVKSDLGIALLPYEAVKKEVEKDELRFIDWAQGKEHDIYHFISWHKDKNLTPLLSAFISVSEAVF, translated from the coding sequence ATGAAAAAACCGGTGGATTCTATCGGGAATTATGATGGGAGTGGTAAAGAAATGGATATAAAGCAATTGACCACATTTCAGGTTGCAAGTAAGACGTTAAGTTTTACTAAGGCTGCTGCAATTTTAAACTATGCTCAATCCACGGTCACTTCTCAAATTAAAAGCTTAGAAACCGAATTAGGTGTAAACTTGTTCGAGAGGCTAGGAAATAAATTAGTGTTAACGGCATTTGGAGAGAAATTCAGGGGATATTCCGACACGATCATTTCCCAATATCAAGCGGCAATTGAAGATATTAATTACGATAAAAATATGACAAGTACTATTGTAGTAGGAGCAACTGAAAGTCAATGTGCTTATAAGCTCCCTGATGTATTGAAAGAATTGAGAATCTTATTTCCAAAAGTAAAAGTAATTATAAAACCTATCCATAAATATGATGACATCCAATCAGAGCTTCAGAGTGGTAATTTGGATTTTGCTTTTATATTTGGGGAAGATTCTATTGAATGGAATAATATAAAGGTCTCTAAATTGTCAAAAGGGAAGTTGGTTTTTGTTGCTTCTCCTGTTAATAAAATGACCCAGCTTGAAAATCTAAAATTAAAAGATTTAATTGAAGAAACCCTGATCTTAACTGAGAAAGGGTGTTCTTATAGAAATTTACTTGAAGGTATGCTTTCAGATCACAAGATTACATTCAACTCTACATTCGAAATTACCAACATTGAAACTTTGAAAAACTGTGTGAAATCCGATCTAGGAATCGCCCTATTACCCTATGAAGCGGTGAAAAAAGAAGTTGAGAAAGATGAATTAAGATTCATTGATTGGGCCCAAGGGAAAGAGCATGACATATATCATTTTATCTCGTGGCATAAAGATAAAAATCTTACACCATTACTCAGCGCATTTATTTCAGTAAGTGAAGCTGTTTTTTAA
- the argC gene encoding N-acetyl-gamma-glutamyl-phosphate reductase, with translation MSSNIKVAILGGGGFVGMETYRLLKEQADVSIEFVSSESLAGQPVEKYYRMLNSKNKQLRFKPVNHLEEGFDVVFSCLPTGILPAYIDEIKSKSKIIFNVSGDYRLTDQQQLEKYYPQSLKTDTYLESQYYIPEFHELDKKAKIINLPGCMAVASIYSLYPLVEHNMIEGKVVIDAKTGSSGGGKRSSEHPAERAHNLRPHKVHGHRHQPEICHAFKSMFGTELDLQFSTYSLDLPRGIMVTSYSQLKKNIAEVDVKKAFYQAYKDKPFIEYIKDNKSARFNPMIKSTVGTNKVEVAAYLDGKHCVSISTLDNMIKGAAGQAIQAFNHYFDYPEMQSLNFNNEGMWP, from the coding sequence ATGAGCTCAAACATAAAGGTGGCAATTTTAGGTGGTGGCGGTTTTGTTGGTATGGAAACTTACAGACTATTAAAGGAACAAGCGGACGTTTCTATTGAGTTTGTTTCTTCCGAATCATTAGCTGGTCAACCTGTAGAGAAATATTATCGTATGCTCAACAGCAAAAATAAACAATTAAGATTTAAACCCGTTAACCATTTAGAAGAGGGGTTTGACGTCGTTTTCTCTTGCCTTCCAACGGGAATTTTACCAGCGTATATTGATGAAATTAAATCGAAATCAAAGATCATTTTTAATGTAAGTGGTGATTATAGACTTACAGATCAGCAACAACTAGAAAAATACTATCCTCAATCCCTTAAAACAGACACATATTTAGAATCACAATATTATATCCCCGAATTTCATGAGCTTGATAAAAAAGCAAAAATTATTAATTTACCAGGGTGTATGGCTGTTGCTAGTATTTACTCTCTTTATCCTCTTGTTGAACATAATATGATAGAGGGCAAAGTTGTCATAGATGCAAAAACAGGATCTAGTGGAGGTGGAAAGCGATCTTCAGAACACCCAGCAGAAAGAGCCCATAACTTACGCCCTCATAAAGTCCATGGTCACCGCCACCAACCAGAGATTTGTCATGCTTTCAAAAGTATGTTCGGGACTGAACTAGACCTTCAGTTTTCAACATACAGTTTAGATCTACCTCGTGGGATCATGGTAACGTCATACTCCCAATTGAAAAAAAATATTGCTGAGGTTGATGTGAAAAAAGCTTTCTATCAAGCTTATAAGGATAAGCCTTTCATCGAATATATAAAAGATAACAAGAGCGCGCGATTTAATCCGATGATTAAATCTACAGTAGGAACTAATAAGGTTGAAGTGGCAGCTTATTTAGATGGAAAACATTGTGTATCAATTTCTACATTAGACAATATGATTAAAGGCGCAGCTGGACAGGCTATCCAAGCATTTAATCACTATTTCGATTATCCGGAAATGCAGTCCTTGAATTTTAATAATGAAGGGATGTGGCCATAA
- a CDS encoding M20/M25/M40 family metallo-hydrolase, with product MAIISQLYVVKVGSSTALSSNHTVYEEIQRIASKGNKILLIVGGAEGIHKYYEQIQREIPFLELSHGGHARYCPQEEMNHIYNAYNQIMMPFVKDKLQDQGLKIYVQCAGDHGLVTGKQGPPLKVIYNGKKRIVRDSLYGTYYDCDTQFIQSLFYSFDVVCLTPPIQNITKPQQYLNIDADMLAAHLSVHMNAHHLRFVTGSNGILKNVDEPTSTIANIYLDDPLEFVKGRMKQKVRAAQLAIKEGISDVCIMGPFMEYSHATWFWNMENANDNYDVLNKMIRIPSVSRNEEELIHYLFHNIRIPGVTTRIDKAGNIVFEKGEGEHTLLLLGHVDTVPYLWKVTSDKEMITGRGAVDAKGCFSNFIQMLKEIDVPKSGKLMVVGAVEEEVSSSAGAYYVRDHHRADAVIIGEPSGIHNLTLGYHGLLKLGITIQKNQKHSASKDNVSVADHFYVIKNELETRVREVDPDHVATTTMVNQYKKEDTDILEAILNFRISPGVDVDYLNKLNLTMSGEASIKVLRATPGYMNKRNCPLVKSFAKSFASQKIKVKYLKKTGTSDMNTLATKWVNTPIVAYGPGDSNLDHTNEEFQLYDEINQAQTILKDAIDHWFSQFSEVEKNDYRSKAVEH from the coding sequence GTGGCCATAATTAGTCAATTATATGTGGTGAAAGTAGGCAGCAGCACCGCGCTCTCTTCCAATCACACCGTTTATGAAGAGATTCAAAGAATCGCAAGTAAAGGAAATAAAATTCTTCTAATTGTAGGAGGCGCAGAAGGAATTCATAAATACTACGAGCAAATACAACGAGAAATTCCTTTCTTGGAGCTAAGTCATGGCGGCCATGCGAGGTATTGTCCACAAGAAGAAATGAACCATATCTATAACGCTTATAACCAAATAATGATGCCATTTGTTAAAGACAAACTACAAGATCAAGGCTTGAAAATATACGTACAGTGCGCTGGGGATCATGGATTAGTAACAGGTAAACAAGGCCCTCCACTTAAAGTAATTTATAATGGTAAAAAAAGGATAGTGCGAGATTCTTTGTATGGCACCTACTATGATTGTGACACACAGTTTATCCAATCCTTATTTTACAGCTTTGATGTTGTGTGCTTGACGCCCCCCATTCAAAATATAACTAAACCTCAGCAATACCTTAATATTGATGCTGATATGCTCGCAGCTCATTTATCTGTTCATATGAACGCACATCACTTGAGGTTTGTTACTGGAAGTAATGGGATATTAAAGAATGTGGATGAGCCAACGTCCACTATCGCTAATATTTACTTAGATGATCCTTTGGAATTCGTTAAAGGAAGAATGAAACAAAAAGTTCGTGCTGCACAATTAGCCATAAAAGAAGGAATCAGTGATGTTTGCATAATGGGGCCTTTCATGGAATATTCTCACGCCACTTGGTTTTGGAATATGGAAAACGCTAATGATAACTATGATGTATTGAATAAAATGATTCGCATTCCTTCCGTTTCCCGTAATGAAGAAGAACTAATTCATTACCTTTTCCATAACATTCGTATCCCAGGTGTTACCACCCGTATAGACAAAGCAGGGAACATTGTATTTGAAAAGGGAGAAGGTGAACACACTCTTTTATTATTAGGGCATGTGGATACAGTGCCTTATTTGTGGAAAGTAACCAGCGATAAAGAGATGATTACGGGAAGAGGAGCGGTAGACGCTAAAGGTTGTTTTTCAAATTTCATTCAAATGTTAAAAGAGATCGACGTTCCAAAAAGCGGTAAACTAATGGTGGTTGGCGCTGTGGAAGAAGAAGTATCTTCCTCAGCAGGGGCCTACTATGTACGAGATCATCACCGTGCCGATGCCGTTATCATTGGTGAACCCAGTGGAATCCATAACCTGACTTTAGGCTATCATGGGTTACTTAAGTTGGGAATCACAATTCAAAAAAATCAAAAGCATAGTGCATCAAAAGATAATGTAAGTGTTGCTGACCACTTCTATGTCATAAAAAATGAGCTAGAAACAAGAGTCAGAGAAGTCGATCCCGATCATGTGGCTACCACTACAATGGTCAATCAATATAAGAAAGAGGACACAGATATCTTAGAAGCGATCCTAAACTTCAGAATCTCACCAGGTGTTGATGTAGATTATCTCAATAAATTAAATCTGACCATGTCTGGTGAAGCCTCAATTAAAGTCTTACGAGCAACGCCAGGATATATGAATAAAAGAAATTGCCCATTAGTCAAGTCTTTTGCCAAAAGTTTTGCTTCTCAAAAGATAAAAGTCAAGTATTTAAAGAAAACGGGCACTAGCGATATGAATACGCTAGCAACTAAATGGGTAAATACGCCAATTGTTGCCTATGGCCCTGGTGACTCAAACCTCGATCATACAAATGAAGAATTTCAGTTATATGATGAGATAAATCAAGCGCAGACCATATTAAAAGATGCTATTGACCATTGGTTTTCTCAATTTTCGGAGGTGGAGAAAAATGATTATCGATCAAAAGCTGTCGAACATTGA
- a CDS encoding RimK family alpha-L-glutamate ligase yields the protein MKILMCVTKLRDEERMIISQLNQKNITVKVILDSMGLPLEDIFNGRFDLALIRCLSQTEGRKRAHILEMAGLKTINNSSAISVCTNKILQALLFQKNTIAQPNYMVAFTPADLMRSSLVLGTPFLIKPATSSWGRGISLIDNQKCLDAWLAARESLDVKNKEFPVLAQEFINKGNFDIRVVIIGTRPVVAFKRVSDDSWKTNTHLGASVIPLAIDSEIEEIVLQVVKAIGAGVYGLDLLYDLEKEEYIVCEINQNPEFAESSKEHKVDIPFLLAGYVEEVINQERKEKIYG from the coding sequence ATGAAAATTTTAATGTGCGTTACTAAACTTAGAGATGAAGAAAGAATGATTATCAGCCAGCTAAACCAAAAAAACATAACGGTGAAAGTTATCTTAGATTCTATGGGTCTTCCATTGGAGGACATTTTCAACGGAAGGTTTGATTTAGCGCTTATCCGCTGCCTGTCTCAGACGGAAGGTAGGAAAAGGGCTCACATTTTAGAAATGGCCGGTTTGAAAACAATCAATAATTCTAGTGCCATTAGTGTCTGTACAAATAAAATTTTACAAGCTCTATTATTTCAAAAAAACACTATTGCTCAACCTAATTATATGGTTGCATTTACCCCTGCAGATCTAATGAGAAGTTCATTAGTATTAGGTACGCCATTTCTAATCAAGCCCGCGACCTCGTCATGGGGGCGGGGCATCAGTTTAATAGACAACCAAAAATGTTTAGATGCTTGGTTAGCAGCTAGAGAATCTTTAGATGTGAAAAATAAAGAATTCCCAGTGCTCGCTCAGGAATTTATTAACAAAGGAAATTTTGATATTCGTGTAGTCATTATTGGGACAAGGCCTGTCGTTGCTTTCAAAAGAGTGTCTGATGATTCTTGGAAAACAAACACACATTTAGGCGCCTCTGTCATCCCTCTAGCAATTGATTCTGAAATAGAAGAAATAGTGTTACAAGTAGTGAAAGCTATTGGGGCAGGTGTATACGGCTTAGATTTATTATATGATCTTGAAAAAGAAGAATATATCGTCTGTGAAATCAATCAAAACCCTGAGTTTGCTGAATCATCGAAAGAACATAAAGTAGATATTCCTTTTTTGCTAGCAGGTTATGTGGAAGAAGTCATTAATCAGGAACGAAAGGAGAAAATCTATGGATAA